The following proteins are encoded in a genomic region of Cyclonatronum proteinivorum:
- a CDS encoding PQQ-binding-like beta-propeller repeat protein, translated as MNQMPVSSLFRSVLLFVSLLFVLTSCNRSGDGHWSTAIPDTAVMAFIFDEGMSPERILEGEAAAFLRETALPQLETIEQIPANVSETVFVHALVVNPAASNALAPVWLLQKPVSASAFAAYFSRPFTQNSYRFNGNRIYRLYLQSGQVWFLTQIGNALAVSPNSRALEESLKSFTGVAAQMSFGEDGIPAQNSKVFMNYRSADQFIMQLGLPIFRPIIEDSFTGLEPAAVSVEQLGEGRQSMELTSRIPLSTPRAALTQLLSMPPVALRMDRYIPRDAAVFGMFQAERLGRAGETAAEQDETDLDRFLQERQQVVSAISSTLGTQAAFAGFYTLGFSPLEESAWLRLVSDRSTLRTQLDRLVEDGLGTRSGNFYAFRSRTLAQILGGELTPYENFTVGILGDVVVLAPRTGLIQRISTDINRRRVLFFDDDYLSRRRAHPERLSAFFYADNSSFRSFIEPYTDPGSVALAYLGFFDILGVSVRQNRDVLELQTRLDQIERQSLPFVDRWFFPVSRGELTGPPAVGNLQQNSRNDIVFATSANRVIALAADGTEIFTASTNEDRPIGSPVLFDWYANNQTAVLIAAGNKIYGWNNRGQLLPNFPFELDEEITSPLLVKDISRSGLPEAIVATRDRRLHVLGGRGTNISGWPQTVNTAITHKAVFTDFDGRLSLIAQAGNAVFAWNTDGSSRTGFPVFADAPLYGAPVVHQNRLYTGGQNGRLYAISKDESFLPEVSASAEDSDLPGDALYRIRAVEVSSGDVSVSTIQNLRVPVFVQDDEEEANENNNRDSSQPQTELTRLIAVQSGSSVFLYDLEGRLRFTRSIGRPVDTNSPIIIDDLNRDGRPEILVTAQFGRMFAWTIENGNAYQGLPATSVRLPITTRLGSDGLTNIIAGTSNGVSSWAIRN; from the coding sequence ATGAATCAAATGCCGGTTTCATCCCTTTTCAGGTCTGTTTTGCTTTTTGTATCCCTGCTTTTTGTGCTGACTTCCTGCAACAGATCCGGTGATGGTCACTGGTCTACAGCGATTCCCGACACGGCTGTTATGGCGTTCATTTTCGATGAAGGGATGAGTCCGGAGCGGATTCTTGAAGGTGAGGCCGCCGCTTTTTTGCGTGAAACCGCACTGCCGCAGCTTGAGACCATTGAACAAATTCCGGCAAATGTCTCCGAGACGGTTTTTGTGCACGCGCTTGTGGTAAACCCCGCCGCTTCTAATGCGCTTGCTCCTGTATGGTTGCTGCAAAAACCGGTTTCCGCATCCGCCTTTGCAGCTTATTTCAGCCGGCCTTTCACACAAAACAGCTACCGCTTTAACGGCAACCGGATTTACCGGCTCTATTTGCAGAGCGGACAGGTTTGGTTTCTCACGCAAATCGGCAACGCACTTGCCGTTTCTCCCAACAGCCGGGCCCTGGAGGAATCTTTAAAAAGCTTTACGGGTGTGGCTGCGCAAATGTCATTTGGGGAGGATGGCATTCCTGCCCAAAACAGCAAGGTGTTTATGAATTACCGGAGCGCAGATCAGTTTATAATGCAGCTGGGTCTTCCGATATTTCGCCCAATAATCGAAGACAGCTTTACCGGTCTCGAACCCGCCGCAGTCAGCGTTGAACAGCTGGGCGAGGGCCGCCAAAGCATGGAGCTGACCTCACGGATTCCCCTGAGTACGCCGCGTGCAGCGCTCACACAGCTTCTGTCCATGCCGCCGGTTGCGCTGCGTATGGATCGCTACATTCCTCGGGACGCTGCCGTTTTTGGGATGTTTCAGGCAGAGCGGCTCGGTAGAGCGGGTGAAACGGCAGCAGAACAAGATGAGACCGACCTCGACCGCTTTCTGCAGGAGCGTCAGCAAGTTGTTTCTGCAATATCCTCAACACTTGGCACACAGGCGGCTTTTGCCGGATTTTATACCCTCGGCTTTTCTCCGCTGGAGGAATCCGCCTGGCTTCGTCTTGTCAGTGACCGCAGCACCCTGCGCACACAGCTTGACCGGCTGGTTGAAGATGGTCTTGGAACTCGCTCCGGAAATTTTTACGCCTTCAGAAGCCGTACCCTTGCACAGATTTTGGGTGGGGAGCTGACACCCTACGAAAACTTTACGGTTGGCATTTTGGGGGATGTTGTTGTACTCGCACCCCGCACCGGGCTTATACAGCGGATCTCAACTGACATCAACCGGCGGCGGGTTTTATTTTTTGATGATGATTACCTCAGCCGGCGTCGCGCACACCCTGAGCGGCTGAGCGCGTTCTTTTATGCGGATAACAGCAGCTTCCGCTCCTTCATTGAGCCGTATACCGATCCGGGTTCGGTAGCCCTGGCTTATCTTGGCTTTTTCGATATTCTTGGCGTTTCCGTGCGCCAAAACCGCGATGTACTTGAACTTCAGACCCGCCTTGACCAAATTGAGCGGCAATCGCTGCCCTTTGTTGACCGCTGGTTTTTCCCTGTCAGCCGCGGCGAGCTAACCGGACCGCCAGCGGTTGGAAACCTGCAGCAAAACAGCCGCAATGATATTGTTTTTGCGACTTCAGCCAACCGGGTTATAGCCCTTGCTGCCGATGGTACGGAAATCTTCACGGCCTCAACCAATGAAGACCGCCCGATTGGTTCTCCGGTTTTATTCGATTGGTATGCCAATAACCAAACAGCCGTGCTCATTGCTGCGGGCAATAAGATTTACGGCTGGAACAACCGCGGGCAGCTTCTCCCGAATTTCCCGTTTGAACTTGATGAAGAAATTACGAGTCCGCTTCTTGTCAAAGATATCAGCCGCAGCGGACTGCCTGAAGCGATCGTTGCCACGCGCGACCGTCGCCTGCATGTTTTGGGAGGGCGGGGTACCAACATTTCCGGGTGGCCGCAAACCGTGAACACGGCCATAACACACAAAGCTGTTTTCACCGATTTCGACGGTCGTCTGAGCCTGATTGCGCAGGCTGGTAACGCCGTTTTTGCGTGGAATACAGATGGCTCAAGCCGCACGGGCTTTCCTGTTTTTGCAGACGCCCCGCTCTATGGCGCTCCCGTTGTGCACCAAAACCGTCTGTACACCGGCGGACAAAACGGACGTTTATACGCCATTTCGAAAGATGAATCCTTCCTGCCGGAAGTCAGCGCTTCAGCCGAAGACAGCGATTTGCCGGGTGACGCCCTGTACCGGATAAGGGCTGTGGAAGTAAGTTCGGGTGACGTAAGCGTAAGCACCATTCAGAACCTGCGCGTCCCTGTGTTTGTACAGGATGACGAGGAAGAAGCAAACGAAAACAACAATCGTGATTCATCGCAGCCGCAAACCGAGCTAACGCGCCTTATAGCTGTACAAAGCGGCAGCTCCGTTTTTCTGTATGATCTCGAGGGCAGGCTGCGCTTTACGCGCTCCATTGGGCGTCCGGTGGATACGAACAGTCCCATCATTATTGACGACCTCAACCGCGACGGCAGGCCTGAGATTCTGGTTACCGCGCAATTCGGGCGGATGTTTGCCTGGACGATTGAAAACGGCAACGCGTATCAAGGGCTACCCGCTACAAGCGTGCGATTACCGATCACAACACGGCTTGGCTCCGACGGCCTCACAAATATCATCGCAGGCACAAGCAACGGCGTCAGCAGCTGGGCCATACGGAATTAA